A genomic window from Equus asinus isolate D_3611 breed Donkey chromosome 25, EquAss-T2T_v2, whole genome shotgun sequence includes:
- the DENND4B gene encoding DENN domain-containing protein 4B isoform X3 — MEADAVSEGGAMAEERPPRLVDYFVIAGLAGNGAPIPEETWVPEPSGPLRPPRPAEPITDVAVIARALGEEVPQGYTCIQASAGGHPLELSAGLLGGTQPVICYRRGRDKPPLVELGVLYEGKERPKPGFQVLDTTPYSHSANLAPPGPGHPRTYLTYRRAAEGAGLHALGITDLCLVLPSKGEGTPHTYCRLPRNLNPGMWGPAVYLCYKVGLAKANTLVYEAELLGRYPEEDNEAFPLPESVPVFCLPMGATVECWPAQTKYPVPVFSTFVLTGAAGDKVYGAALQFYEAFPRARLSERQARALGLLSAVERGRALGGRAVRSRRAIAVLSRWPAFPAFRAFLTFLYRYSVSGPHRLPLEAHISHFIHNVPFPSPQRPRILVQMSPYDNLLLCQPVSSPLPLSGASFLQLLQSLGPELAITLLLAVLTEHKLLVHSLRPDLLTSVCEALVSMIFPLHWQCPYIPLCPLVLADVLSAPVPFIVGIHSSYFDLHDPPADVICVDLDTNTLFQTEEKKPLSPRTLPRRPYKVLLATLTNLYQQLDQTYTGPEEEASLEFLLTDYEAVCGRRARLEREVQGAFLRFMACLLKGYRDFLLPLTQAPSEGARDVDNLFFLQGFLKSRERSSHKLYSQLLRTQMFSQFIEECSFGSARHAALEFFDSCVDKVHPEQEKPEPTPLVELEELSGSELTVFITPPEEPPVPEGSEPTLQYCYDGFPELQAELFESPQEQPGALPVPGPSRSAPSSPAPRRTKQEMKVAQRMAQKSAAVPELWARCLLGHCYGLWFLCLPAYVRSAPSRVRALHTAYQVLRQMESRKVVLPDEVCYRVLMQLCSHYGQPVLSVQVMLEMLRAGIVPNTITYGYYNKAVLESKWPSGTPGGRLRWAKLRNVVLGAAQFRQPLRERRKQRQQQQQQQQQKQQAAAQQKTGSSQTEPSLERPSPTRPLHRQTTWAGRSLRDPASPSGRLVKSGSLGSAQGAQPTVEAGVAHMIEALGVLKPRGSPVPWHDGSLSDLSLTGEEPAPGGSPGDSGSALSTQSSEALEGLSGRVPKASGHQDEASTPRRGLGARLQQLLTPSRRSPTSRIPPPELPPDLPPPARRSPMDSLLRPRERPGSTASESSASLGSEWDLSESSVSSLSLRHSSERLSDTPGSFQPPSLEILLSSCSLCRACDSLVYDEEIMAGWAPDDSNLNTTCPFCACPFVPLLSVQTLDFRPSAPSPKPAPADGGGNKDAPVPGGPGPVLSNRRLCLALDEPQLCNGHMGGASQRVEGGAWAYLSPLVLRKELESLIENEGSEVLALPELPATHPIIFWNLLWYFQRLQLPSILPCLVLASCDGPPPPQVRLLWDVLTPDPNSCPPLYVLWRVHSQIPQRVVWPGPVPASLSLALLESVLRHVGLNEVHKAVGLLLETLGPPPTGLHLQRGIYREILFLTMAAMGKDHMDIVAFDKKYKSAFNKLASSMGKEELRQRRAQMPTPKAIDCRKCFGAPLEC; from the exons ATGGAGGCAG ATGCAGTGAGTGAGGGGGGGGCCATGGCGGAGGAGCGGCCCCCCCGGCTCGTGGATTACTTCGTGATAGCTGGGCTTGCAGGGAATGGAGCACCTATCCCTGAGGAAACGTGGGTCCCTGAACCCAGTGGGCCCCTGCGCCCTCCCCGGCCAGCTGAGCCCATCACAGATGTGGCAGTCATCGCTAGGGCACTGGGCGAGGAGGTGCCCCAGGGCTACACATGCATCCAGGCTTCTGCTGGGGGCCACCCCTTGGAACTCAGTGCTGGGCTTCTGGGAGGAACTCAACCTGTCATCTGCTACCGCAGGGGCCGTGACAAACCCCCCCTCGTTGAGCTGGG GGTGTTGTATGAGGGGAAGGAACGTCCCAAGCCTGGCTTCCAAGTGCTAGACACGACACCCTACAGCCACTCAGCCAACCTGGCCCCTCCAGGACCTGGGCACCCCCGCACCTACCTCACTTACCGGCGGGCAGCAGAAGGGGCAGGGCTGCATGCCCTGGGCATTACTGACCTCTGCCTGGTGCTGCCCAGCAAGGGCGAGGGCACCCCTCACACGTACTGCCGATTGCCCCGCAACCTCAACCCTGGCATG TGGGGCCCAGCGGTGTACCTGTGCTACAAGGTGGGCCTGGCCAAGGCCAACACTCTGGTGTATGAGGCAG AACTGCTGGGCCGCTACCCAGAGGAGGACAATGAGGCGTTCCCGCTGCCGGAGTCCGTGCCGGTCTTCTGCCTGCCCATGGGGGCCACTGTCGAGTGCTGGCCCGCCCAGACCAAGTACCCCGTACCCGTCTTCTCCACCTTTGTGCTCACGGGCGCAGCTGGTGATAAG GTGTACGGCGCCGCCCTGCAGTTCTACGAGGCGTTCCCGCGGGCCAGGCTGTCGGAGCGGCAGGCGCGGGCGCTGGGCCTGCTGAGCGCGGTGGAGCGCGGCCGCGCGCTGGGGGGCCGGGCCGTGCGCAGCCGCCGCGCCATCGCCGTGCTGTCCCGCTGGCCTGCCTTCCCTGCCTTCCGCGCTTTCCTCACCTTCCTCTACCGCTACTCCGTCTCAGGCCCCCACCGCCTACCCTTGGAAGC GCACATCTCCCACTTCATTCACAACgtccccttcccttccccacagAGACCCCGCATCCTGGTGCAG ATGTCCCCGTATGACAACCTGCTCCTTTGCCAGCCTGTGTCCTCACCCTTGCCCCTCAG TGGTGCCAGcttcctgcagctgctgcagaGCCTGGGCCCTGAGCTGGCTATCACGCTGCTGCTGGCTGTGCTCACAGAGCACAAACTGCTAGTCCACTCGCTGCGGCCGGACCTGCTCACCAGTGTCTGCGAGGCCCTCGTCTCT ATGATCTTCCCGCTGCACTGGCAGTGCCCCTACATTCCACTGTGCCCACTGGTGCTGGCAGATGTGCTGAGCGCCCCCGTGCCCTTCATTGTGGGTATTCACTCCAGCTACTTCGATCTGCATGACCCTCCTGCTGATGTCATCTGTGTTGATCTTGATACCAACACACTCTTCCA GACTGAGGAAAAGAAGCCCCTCTCCCCTCGGACTCTGCCCCGCAGACCCTACAAAGTTCTGCTGGCTACACTGACAAACCTATATCAGCAGCTGGATCAGA CGTATACTGGACCCGAGGAGGAGGCATCCCTGGAATTCCTGCTGACAGACTACGAGGCAGTGTGCGGCCGCCGGGCCCGGCTGGAGCGTGAGGTCCAGGGAGCCTTCCTCCGCTTCATGGCCTGTCTGCTCAAGGGCTACCGGGACTTCCTGCTCCCGCTCACCCAGGCCCCCTCGGAGGGGGCTCGTGATGTTGACAACCTGTTCTTCTTGCAGG GCTTCCTCAAGTCCCGGGAACGCTCCAGCCATAAGCTGTACTCTCAGCTGCTACGCACACAGATGTTCTCGCAGTTCATCGAGGAATGCTCTTTTGGCTCTGCTCGGCATGCTGCCCTTGAATTCTTTGACTCTTGTGTTGACAAG GTccacccagagcaggagaagCCTGAACCGACCCCCCTAGTGGAGCTGGAGGAGCTGTCGGGAAGTGAGCTCACTGTGTTTATCACACCTCCTGAGGAGCCTCCAGTGCCAGAGGGCAGTGAACCCACTCTCCAGTACTG CTATGATGGGTTCCCAGAGCTACAGGCTGAGCTGTTTGAGTCTCCTCAAGAGCAGCCTGGGGCTCTGCCTGTGCCGGGCCCCTCCCGTAGTGCCCCCAGCAGTCCTGCCCCACGCCGTACCAAACAG GAGATGAAGGTCGCACAACGGATGGCGCAGAAGTCAGCAGCTGTGCCTGAGCTGTGGGCCCGGTGCCTTCTGGGGCACTGCTACGGGCTGTGGTTCCTGTGTCTGCCTGCTTACGTGCGCTCGGCACCCTCCCGGGTGCGGGCACTGCACACGGCCTACCAAGTGCTGCGCCAGATGGAGAGCCGCAAGGTGGTGCTGCCCGATGAG GTGTGTTACCGGGTGCTGATGCAGCTCTGCTCACACTATGGGCAGCCAGTGCTGTCTGTTCAGGTCATGCTAGAGATGCTGCGAGCAGGCATTGTGCCCAACACCATCACCTACGGCTACTACAACAAG GCTGTGCTGGAAAGCAAGTGGCCGTCTGGTACACCGGGTGGGCGCCTGCGCTGGGCCAAGCTCCGGAACGTCGTCCTGGGGGCTGCTCAGTTCCGCCAGCCCTTGAGAGAACGGcggaagcagcggcagcagcagcagcagcagcagcagcagaagcagcaggcaGCAGCACAACAAAAGACAGGCAGCTCCCAGACAG AGCCCTCTCTGGAGCGCCCCTCCCCAACCCGCCCCCTTCATCGCCAGACTACTTGGGCTGGGCGAAGCCTGCGGGACCCAGCCTCACCCTCAGGGCGCCTGGTGAAGAGTGGCAGCCTGGGCAGTGCCCAAGGGGCACAGCCCACTGTGGAGGCTGGCGTAGCCCACA TGATAGAGGCCTTGGGGGTATTGAAACCCCGAGGATCACCTGTGCCCTGGCACGATGGAAGCCTTTCAGACTTGAGCCTGACCGGGGAGGAGCCAGCACCTGGAGGAAGCCCAGGGGACTCTGGCTCAGCTCTGAGTACTCAGTCCAGTGAAGCCCTGGAAGGGCTAAGTGGCCGGGTACCCAAGGCTAGTGGGCATCAGGATGAGGCCAGCACCCCCCGACGAGGGCTGGGTGCCCGCCTCCAACAGCTGCTCACTCCTTCCCGCCGCTCCCCGACCTCTCGCATTCCCCCACCTGAGCTGCCCCCTgacctgcctcccccagcccgcCGCAGCCCCATGGACAGCCTTCTGCGCCCCCGGGAGCGCCCTGGATCCACTGCCTCTGAG AGCTCAGCCTCTCTGGGCAGTGAGTGGGACCTCTCAGAATCTTCCGTCAGCAGCCTGAGCCTTCGCCATTCCTCAGAGCGCCTCAGTGACACCCCTGGATCCTTCCAGCCACCTTCCCTGGAA ATTCTGCTGTCTAGTTGCTCCTTGTGCCGCGCCTGTGATTCGCTCGTGTACGATGAGGAGATCATGGCTGGCTGGGCACCTGATGACTCCAACCTCAACACAACCTGCCCCTTCTGCGCCTGCCCCTTTGTGCCCCTGCTCAGTGTCCAGACCCTTGATTTCCGACCCAG TGCCCCCAGCCCCAAGCCTGCCCCTGCGGATGGCGGAGGCAACAAAGACGCACCTGTCCCTGGGGGCCCAGGACCTGTGCTCAGTAACCGCAGGCTCTGCCTTGCCCTGGATGAGCCCCAGCTCTGCAATGGGCACATGGGG GGTGCCTCCCAGCGGGTCGAGGGTGGGGCATGGGCATACCTGAGCCCCCTGGTGCTGCGTAAGGAGTTGGAGTCGCTGATAGAGAACGAGGGCAGCGAGGTGCTGGCATTGCCTGAGCTGCCTGCTACCCACCCCATTATCTTCTGGAACCTTCTGTGGTATTTCCAGCGACTGCAACTGCCCAGTATTCTGCCATGCCTGGTGCTGGCCTCCTGTGATgggcccccacccccccag GTGCGGCTGCTGTGGGATGTCCTGACCCCCGACCCCAATAGCTGCCCACCTCTGTATGTGCTCTGGAGAGTCCACA GCCAGATCCCCCAGCGGGTAGTATGGCCAGGCCCAGTACCTGCCTCCCTTAGCCTGGCGTTGCTGGAGTCGGTGCTGCGCCATGTTGGTCTCAATGAGGTGCACAAGGCTGTAGGGCTCCTGCTGGAAACTCTAGGGCCTCCTCCCACAGGCCTGCACCTACAGAG GGGCATCTACCGTGAGATCTTATTCCTGACAATGGCTGCTATGGGCAAGGACCACATGGACATAG TGGCCTTCGACAAGAAGTACAAGTCTGCCTTTAACAAGCTGGCCAGCAGCATGGGCAAGGAGGAGCTGAGGCAGCGGCGGGCACAGATGCCCACTCCAAAGGCCATTGATTGCCGAAAATGTTTTGGAGCACCTCTGGAATGCTAG
- the DENND4B gene encoding DENN domain-containing protein 4B isoform X1 — MEADAVSEGGAMAEERPPRLVDYFVIAGLAGNGAPIPEETWVPEPSGPLRPPRPAEPITDVAVIARALGEEVPQGYTCIQASAGGHPLELSAGLLGGTQPVICYRRGRDKPPLVELGVLYEGKERPKPGFQVLDTTPYSHSANLAPPGPGHPRTYLTYRRAAEGAGLHALGITDLCLVLPSKGEGTPHTYCRLPRNLNPGMWGPAVYLCYKVGLAKANTLVYEAELLGRYPEEDNEAFPLPESVPVFCLPMGATVECWPAQTKYPVPVFSTFVLTGAAGDKVYGAALQFYEAFPRARLSERQARALGLLSAVERGRALGGRAVRSRRAIAVLSRWPAFPAFRAFLTFLYRYSVSGPHRLPLEAHISHFIHNVPFPSPQRPRILVQMSPYDNLLLCQPVSSPLPLSGASFLQLLQSLGPELAITLLLAVLTEHKLLVHSLRPDLLTSVCEALVSMIFPLHWQCPYIPLCPLVLADVLSAPVPFIVGIHSSYFDLHDPPADVICVDLDTNTLFQTEEKKPLSPRTLPRRPYKVLLATLTNLYQQLDQTYTGPEEEASLEFLLTDYEAVCGRRARLEREVQGAFLRFMACLLKGYRDFLLPLTQAPSEGARDVDNLFFLQGFLKSRERSSHKLYSQLLRTQMFSQFIEECSFGSARHAALEFFDSCVDKVHPEQEKPEPTPLVELEELSGSELTVFITPPEEPPVPEGSEPTLQYCYDGFPELQAELFESPQEQPGALPVPGPSRSAPSSPAPRRTKQEMKVAQRMAQKSAAVPELWARCLLGHCYGLWFLCLPAYVRSAPSRVRALHTAYQVLRQMESRKVVLPDEVCYRVLMQLCSHYGQPVLSVQVMLEMLRAGIVPNTITYGYYNKAVLESKWPSGTPGGRLRWAKLRNVVLGAAQFRQPLRERRKQRQQQQQQQQQKQQAAAQQKTGSSQTEPSLERPSPTRPLHRQTTWAGRSLRDPASPSGRLVKSGSLGSAQGAQPTVEAGVAHMIEALGVLKPRGSPVPWHDGSLSDLSLTGEEPAPGGSPGDSGSALSTQSSEALEGLSGRVPKASGHQDEASTPRRGLGARLQQLLTPSRRSPTSRIPPPELPPDLPPPARRSPMDSLLRPRERPGSTASESSASLGSEWDLSESSVSSLSLRHSSERLSDTPGSFQPPSLEILLSSCSLCRACDSLVYDEEIMAGWAPDDSNLNTTCPFCACPFVPLLSVQTLDFRPSAPSPKPAPADGGGNKDAPVPGGPGPVLSNRRLCLALDEPQLCNGHMGGASQRVEGGAWAYLSPLVLRKELESLIENEGSEVLALPELPATHPIIFWNLLWYFQRLQLPSILPCLVLASCDGPPPPQAPSPWLTPDPASVQVRLLWDVLTPDPNSCPPLYVLWRVHSQIPQRVVWPGPVPASLSLALLESVLRHVGLNEVHKAVGLLLETLGPPPTGLHLQRGIYREILFLTMAAMGKDHMDIVAFDKKYKSAFNKLASSMGKEELRQRRAQMPTPKAIDCRKCFGAPLEC; from the exons ATGGAGGCAG ATGCAGTGAGTGAGGGGGGGGCCATGGCGGAGGAGCGGCCCCCCCGGCTCGTGGATTACTTCGTGATAGCTGGGCTTGCAGGGAATGGAGCACCTATCCCTGAGGAAACGTGGGTCCCTGAACCCAGTGGGCCCCTGCGCCCTCCCCGGCCAGCTGAGCCCATCACAGATGTGGCAGTCATCGCTAGGGCACTGGGCGAGGAGGTGCCCCAGGGCTACACATGCATCCAGGCTTCTGCTGGGGGCCACCCCTTGGAACTCAGTGCTGGGCTTCTGGGAGGAACTCAACCTGTCATCTGCTACCGCAGGGGCCGTGACAAACCCCCCCTCGTTGAGCTGGG GGTGTTGTATGAGGGGAAGGAACGTCCCAAGCCTGGCTTCCAAGTGCTAGACACGACACCCTACAGCCACTCAGCCAACCTGGCCCCTCCAGGACCTGGGCACCCCCGCACCTACCTCACTTACCGGCGGGCAGCAGAAGGGGCAGGGCTGCATGCCCTGGGCATTACTGACCTCTGCCTGGTGCTGCCCAGCAAGGGCGAGGGCACCCCTCACACGTACTGCCGATTGCCCCGCAACCTCAACCCTGGCATG TGGGGCCCAGCGGTGTACCTGTGCTACAAGGTGGGCCTGGCCAAGGCCAACACTCTGGTGTATGAGGCAG AACTGCTGGGCCGCTACCCAGAGGAGGACAATGAGGCGTTCCCGCTGCCGGAGTCCGTGCCGGTCTTCTGCCTGCCCATGGGGGCCACTGTCGAGTGCTGGCCCGCCCAGACCAAGTACCCCGTACCCGTCTTCTCCACCTTTGTGCTCACGGGCGCAGCTGGTGATAAG GTGTACGGCGCCGCCCTGCAGTTCTACGAGGCGTTCCCGCGGGCCAGGCTGTCGGAGCGGCAGGCGCGGGCGCTGGGCCTGCTGAGCGCGGTGGAGCGCGGCCGCGCGCTGGGGGGCCGGGCCGTGCGCAGCCGCCGCGCCATCGCCGTGCTGTCCCGCTGGCCTGCCTTCCCTGCCTTCCGCGCTTTCCTCACCTTCCTCTACCGCTACTCCGTCTCAGGCCCCCACCGCCTACCCTTGGAAGC GCACATCTCCCACTTCATTCACAACgtccccttcccttccccacagAGACCCCGCATCCTGGTGCAG ATGTCCCCGTATGACAACCTGCTCCTTTGCCAGCCTGTGTCCTCACCCTTGCCCCTCAG TGGTGCCAGcttcctgcagctgctgcagaGCCTGGGCCCTGAGCTGGCTATCACGCTGCTGCTGGCTGTGCTCACAGAGCACAAACTGCTAGTCCACTCGCTGCGGCCGGACCTGCTCACCAGTGTCTGCGAGGCCCTCGTCTCT ATGATCTTCCCGCTGCACTGGCAGTGCCCCTACATTCCACTGTGCCCACTGGTGCTGGCAGATGTGCTGAGCGCCCCCGTGCCCTTCATTGTGGGTATTCACTCCAGCTACTTCGATCTGCATGACCCTCCTGCTGATGTCATCTGTGTTGATCTTGATACCAACACACTCTTCCA GACTGAGGAAAAGAAGCCCCTCTCCCCTCGGACTCTGCCCCGCAGACCCTACAAAGTTCTGCTGGCTACACTGACAAACCTATATCAGCAGCTGGATCAGA CGTATACTGGACCCGAGGAGGAGGCATCCCTGGAATTCCTGCTGACAGACTACGAGGCAGTGTGCGGCCGCCGGGCCCGGCTGGAGCGTGAGGTCCAGGGAGCCTTCCTCCGCTTCATGGCCTGTCTGCTCAAGGGCTACCGGGACTTCCTGCTCCCGCTCACCCAGGCCCCCTCGGAGGGGGCTCGTGATGTTGACAACCTGTTCTTCTTGCAGG GCTTCCTCAAGTCCCGGGAACGCTCCAGCCATAAGCTGTACTCTCAGCTGCTACGCACACAGATGTTCTCGCAGTTCATCGAGGAATGCTCTTTTGGCTCTGCTCGGCATGCTGCCCTTGAATTCTTTGACTCTTGTGTTGACAAG GTccacccagagcaggagaagCCTGAACCGACCCCCCTAGTGGAGCTGGAGGAGCTGTCGGGAAGTGAGCTCACTGTGTTTATCACACCTCCTGAGGAGCCTCCAGTGCCAGAGGGCAGTGAACCCACTCTCCAGTACTG CTATGATGGGTTCCCAGAGCTACAGGCTGAGCTGTTTGAGTCTCCTCAAGAGCAGCCTGGGGCTCTGCCTGTGCCGGGCCCCTCCCGTAGTGCCCCCAGCAGTCCTGCCCCACGCCGTACCAAACAG GAGATGAAGGTCGCACAACGGATGGCGCAGAAGTCAGCAGCTGTGCCTGAGCTGTGGGCCCGGTGCCTTCTGGGGCACTGCTACGGGCTGTGGTTCCTGTGTCTGCCTGCTTACGTGCGCTCGGCACCCTCCCGGGTGCGGGCACTGCACACGGCCTACCAAGTGCTGCGCCAGATGGAGAGCCGCAAGGTGGTGCTGCCCGATGAG GTGTGTTACCGGGTGCTGATGCAGCTCTGCTCACACTATGGGCAGCCAGTGCTGTCTGTTCAGGTCATGCTAGAGATGCTGCGAGCAGGCATTGTGCCCAACACCATCACCTACGGCTACTACAACAAG GCTGTGCTGGAAAGCAAGTGGCCGTCTGGTACACCGGGTGGGCGCCTGCGCTGGGCCAAGCTCCGGAACGTCGTCCTGGGGGCTGCTCAGTTCCGCCAGCCCTTGAGAGAACGGcggaagcagcggcagcagcagcagcagcagcagcagcagaagcagcaggcaGCAGCACAACAAAAGACAGGCAGCTCCCAGACAG AGCCCTCTCTGGAGCGCCCCTCCCCAACCCGCCCCCTTCATCGCCAGACTACTTGGGCTGGGCGAAGCCTGCGGGACCCAGCCTCACCCTCAGGGCGCCTGGTGAAGAGTGGCAGCCTGGGCAGTGCCCAAGGGGCACAGCCCACTGTGGAGGCTGGCGTAGCCCACA TGATAGAGGCCTTGGGGGTATTGAAACCCCGAGGATCACCTGTGCCCTGGCACGATGGAAGCCTTTCAGACTTGAGCCTGACCGGGGAGGAGCCAGCACCTGGAGGAAGCCCAGGGGACTCTGGCTCAGCTCTGAGTACTCAGTCCAGTGAAGCCCTGGAAGGGCTAAGTGGCCGGGTACCCAAGGCTAGTGGGCATCAGGATGAGGCCAGCACCCCCCGACGAGGGCTGGGTGCCCGCCTCCAACAGCTGCTCACTCCTTCCCGCCGCTCCCCGACCTCTCGCATTCCCCCACCTGAGCTGCCCCCTgacctgcctcccccagcccgcCGCAGCCCCATGGACAGCCTTCTGCGCCCCCGGGAGCGCCCTGGATCCACTGCCTCTGAG AGCTCAGCCTCTCTGGGCAGTGAGTGGGACCTCTCAGAATCTTCCGTCAGCAGCCTGAGCCTTCGCCATTCCTCAGAGCGCCTCAGTGACACCCCTGGATCCTTCCAGCCACCTTCCCTGGAA ATTCTGCTGTCTAGTTGCTCCTTGTGCCGCGCCTGTGATTCGCTCGTGTACGATGAGGAGATCATGGCTGGCTGGGCACCTGATGACTCCAACCTCAACACAACCTGCCCCTTCTGCGCCTGCCCCTTTGTGCCCCTGCTCAGTGTCCAGACCCTTGATTTCCGACCCAG TGCCCCCAGCCCCAAGCCTGCCCCTGCGGATGGCGGAGGCAACAAAGACGCACCTGTCCCTGGGGGCCCAGGACCTGTGCTCAGTAACCGCAGGCTCTGCCTTGCCCTGGATGAGCCCCAGCTCTGCAATGGGCACATGGGG GGTGCCTCCCAGCGGGTCGAGGGTGGGGCATGGGCATACCTGAGCCCCCTGGTGCTGCGTAAGGAGTTGGAGTCGCTGATAGAGAACGAGGGCAGCGAGGTGCTGGCATTGCCTGAGCTGCCTGCTACCCACCCCATTATCTTCTGGAACCTTCTGTGGTATTTCCAGCGACTGCAACTGCCCAGTATTCTGCCATGCCTGGTGCTGGCCTCCTGTGATgggcccccacccccccag GCCCCATCTCCTTGGCTAACACCTGATCCAGCCTCTGTGCAGGTGCGGCTGCTGTGGGATGTCCTGACCCCCGACCCCAATAGCTGCCCACCTCTGTATGTGCTCTGGAGAGTCCACA GCCAGATCCCCCAGCGGGTAGTATGGCCAGGCCCAGTACCTGCCTCCCTTAGCCTGGCGTTGCTGGAGTCGGTGCTGCGCCATGTTGGTCTCAATGAGGTGCACAAGGCTGTAGGGCTCCTGCTGGAAACTCTAGGGCCTCCTCCCACAGGCCTGCACCTACAGAG GGGCATCTACCGTGAGATCTTATTCCTGACAATGGCTGCTATGGGCAAGGACCACATGGACATAG TGGCCTTCGACAAGAAGTACAAGTCTGCCTTTAACAAGCTGGCCAGCAGCATGGGCAAGGAGGAGCTGAGGCAGCGGCGGGCACAGATGCCCACTCCAAAGGCCATTGATTGCCGAAAATGTTTTGGAGCACCTCTGGAATGCTAG